Proteins co-encoded in one Quercus robur chromosome 8, dhQueRobu3.1, whole genome shotgun sequence genomic window:
- the LOC126696807 gene encoding ATP synthase delta chain, chloroplastic-like: protein MDTFSSSVSTLKVPTPYPTSRELCFFKSTPQTPQYSHLSPQTHLSSTTKTTNKTITLTHKTFTPSLLSHSQPSSFTPNSPTLYREPASGYAAALVDIAQCNNSLNTLGKDVQRFLKILRNEQVQAFLDDQFMSEKDKGQVIGEVVKKGRFNRHLASLIKMLIQKNKVGIVKEVLEEFERIHDELSGTQVVLVSSATKMEEDQLFEIARRVQKLSGATKVKVRNLVHDSLPSFAV, encoded by the exons ATGGATACTTTCTCAAGCTCAGTTTCAACCCTTAAAGTTCCAACCCCATATCCAACTTCTCGTGAACTATGTTTCTTCAAGTCAACTCCTCAGACACCCCAATATTCCCAC CTTTCCCCACAAACCCACCTTTCCTCTACCACCAAAACCACCAACAAAACCATAACTCTCACCCACAAGACCTTCACTCCCTCACTCCTCTCCCACTCTCAACCCTCATCTTTTACCCCAAATTCTCCAACCCTTTACCGAGAACCAGCCAGTGGTTATGCTGCCGCACTGGTAGACATAGCTCAATGCAACAATTCCCTTAACACACTTGGAAAAGACGTCCAAAGGTTCTTGAAGATTCTCAGAAATGAGCAAGTTCAAGCATTCTTGGATGACCAGTTTATGAGTGAGAAGGATAAGGGACAAGTTATTGGAGAAGTGGTCAAGAAGGGGAGATTCAATAGGCATTTGGCGAGCTTGATAAAGATGTTGATTCAGAAAAACAAGGTTGGAATTGTGAAAGAGGTGTTGGAGGAATTTGAGAGGATTCATGATGAGTTGAGCGGGACACAAGTGGTATTGGTCTCATCAGCAACAAAGATGGAAGAGGATCAGTTGTTTGAGATTGCTAGGAGGGTTCAAAAGCTTAGTGGGGCTACAAAGGTGAAGGTAAGGAATTTGGTTCATGATAGCTTACCTTCCTTTGCCGTATGA
- the LOC126696808 gene encoding ATP synthase delta chain, chloroplastic-like, translating into MDTLSSSVSTLKVPTPYPTSRELCFFKSTPQTPQYSHLSPQTYLSSTTKTTNKTITLTHKTFTPSFLSHSQPSSFTPNSPTLYREPASGYAAALVDIAQCNNSLNTLGKDVQRFLKILRNEQVQAFLDDQFMSEKDKGQVIGEVVKKGRFNRHLASLIKMLIQKNKVGIVKEVLEEFERIHDELSGTQVVLVSSATKMEEDQLFEIARRVQKLSGATKVKVRNLVHDSLPSFAV; encoded by the coding sequence ATGGATACTTTGTCAAGTTCAGTTTCAACCCTTAAAGTTCCAACCCCATATCCAACTTCTCGTGAACTATGTTTCTTCAAGTCAACTCCTCAGACACCCCAATATTCCCACCTTTCCCCACAAACCTACCTTTCCTCTACCACCAAAACCACCAACAAAACCATAACTCTCACCCACAAGACCTTCACTCCctcattcctctcccactctcaACCCTCATCTTTTACTCCAAATTCTCCAACCCTTTACCGAGAACCAGCCAGTGGTTATGCTGCCGCACTGGTAGACATAGCTCAATGCAACAATTCCCTTAACACACTTGGAAAAGACGTCCAAAGGTTCTTGAAGATTCTCAGAAATGAGCAAGTTCAAGCATTCTTGGATGACCAGTTTATGAGTGAGAAGGATAAGGGACAAGTTATTGGAGAAGTGGTCAAGAAGGGGAGATTCAATAGGCATTTGGCGAGCTTGATAAAGATGTTGATTCAGAAAAACAAGGTTGGAATTGTGAAAGAGGTGTTGGAGGAATTTGAGAGGATTCATGATGAGTTGAGCGGGACACAAGTGGTATTGGTCTCATCAGCAACAAAGATGGAAGAGGATCAGTTGTTTGAGATTGCTAGGAGGGTTCAAAAGCTTAGTGGGGCTACAAAGGTGAAGGTAAGGAATTTGGTTCATGATAGCTTACCTTCCTTTGCCGTATGA